DNA from Brevibacterium sp. 'Marine':
GGACCACGTGGATCAACAAGCACGGTGCCGTCGATCCCCGCGTGCCCTTCGGTGGGGTGAAGAAGTCCGGCTTCGGTCTCGAATTCGGTCTCGAGGGGCTCAAACACGTCAGCGTCCCCCAAGTCATCTCCTGGTAATTACTACCCGACGGCGGCCCAGCAACCTCGCGCGAGGTTGCTGGGCCGCCGTCGGGTAGCACTGAGAGCAAGGTCTCTCCAGAGGGGCCCTCAGCTGATCACTGCCCCGTGGAGGATGAACGGGTCAAAGACCGGGGCCGCCTCGGCGAGGTGGCAGGGGTCGATTCCGACGATTCTGCGGCCGGCATGTTCGAAAGTGGCATGGCGGTGATCGACGTCGAGTCTGATCTGCTGTTGGATCCAGGATTCGGCCGACCACCGGCTGCGGTTCCAATCGAACGCACTCGAATGGCCATGGATCTGATTGAACGGCATTTCGGTCCCGAGCCGCGGCCAGGAAGGATAAACTTCCGTCCCGGCGGCTGCCCATACCGGACCGGCGTTGTCGTCATCGACACCGAGGAGCATCGTCCCGGGATGCCAGAGCGCTCCATCGTCGGCGGCTTCCTTCAACGCCGCCACCGTCGCTTCGGCGCTGTCGGGGGCTCCGAGCCCATGGCGCCAGAAGCCAGCCGTCAGGCCGGCATGGGTGATCAGCCACTCCTCGCCTGAGTCGTCGATGACGGCCGCCGCCGGTCTGAGACGACCATCTGCCCACCAATCCCGCAGCTGCGTCTGGGCGGCCTCGTCGATGGTTTCATTCCACCCGAAGATTGGTCGGTCGACGTAGAGCTGCTCGTGATTGCCCACGATCTGAGTCCACACGCCTCGTTCCAGAAGGTCGGCGACGAGGCCGACGACCTCAGCGGATGCCGGGCCACGGTGGACCAGGTCGCCCACTTGGACGACATGGAGGTCCTGCGGCCACTCGATCGCGGATCCGAACCGCACACCGAGCTCTCCCAGGAGATGGGCGAGCGGCCCGAAATGGCCGCCGACGTCTCCGATTACGGCGATTCGGGTGTGGACATTCATGGTCTCAACCTGTCTGCGCGTCGACGGCGTCGCTGTGAGAGGAAGAGGCACCGCGCGTTGCGGCTAGCCGAACGGCAGTGCTGGTTGAAAGATCCATACCCGCAGTCTCTCTCGTTCCGCACCAACTTTGCGCTTCCAGGACTACCCGACGGCGGCCCAGCAACCTCGCGCGAGGTTGCTGGGCCCCCGTCAGGTAGTAATAAGGGCTATTCGGGCGGTAATACGTGAATGCCGTCGGGACCGTCGGCTGTGCGGCGGTTACCTTGGGCCAAATAGATGCTGACTGACCACGGTGATTCGGAATCGAATGCGCCGAGGTGCCAGTCTCCATAACGATGCCCAAGTCTCAGTGATGTTCCGGCCGCGCAGTGATCGAGATCGGCAGGGCCGCCTCGTCGATGGGTCGTTGTTCCGACAACGAGGCGACCGCCTGGCGCCAGCAGCTCGTCTGCGGCGGCGAATGCCCTTGAGAGCTCCGCCCGGGTCAGAAAAGCCGGCACGTTACCTGACATGAGAATGAGATCGAAGTTCTTCGGTAGCCGATGATCTGTCATCGTTCCAGGTGACAGGTCTGTCGCTGACAGCTGCCGGAACCAAGCAGCGTCGAATAGGTCAGTCGCTACCTGCAGGACCTCAGGCGTCGGGTCGATGCCGAATGTCCGGTGCCCGGCCGTGCGCAGTGCCGCGACTGCGCTGCCGATCCCGCAGCCGATATCAAGGATCGTCGCCCCGCGGGGCGCGAGCATATCGATGAACCGGGCGTCGACATCGAGGTCGACACCTGTTTGAGCCAACCGCCGCATTTTTGCGGCGTAGTCCGAAAGATCGGGCGAACGCACCATCTCCACAGTCTCTCACTCGTTTCCGCGCTGACTTCGCGCTCCTCGAACTACCTGACGGCGGCCCAGCAACCTCGCGCGAGGTTGCTGGGCCGCCGTCAGGTAGCAAGAGGGGAGGGGAAGAGGGTGCGGATGATGTCGAGCACCCTCGCCAGCGCCTCGGACGGATTGTTCCGGCGCCAGCCGAGGGCGAGAGTGAAGGAATCCCCGCCCTCGGCGAGGCGGACATAGCGCACCCCGTCGATGCGGATGTGATCCGAGGACTCGACGACGACGGCCATGCCGACCTGCGCGCCGACGAGCGCCAGCAGGCTGTAGGGATCCGGTGCCTCCTGGACGACTTGTGGCAGGAAACCGGCGTTATCGGCCAGCCGCATCATCACCTCTCTGACCTGAGATCCGTGCGATGGGGCATAGGAGATGAACGGCTGACCGGCGAGTTCGCCCATGCTCACCGACTGGCGCTCGGCCAGCTCATGCCCCGAGGGCATGGCGATCATGACGCTCTCCTGTCGGATGACGTGGACCTCGACACCGGCCGGCACCGGCGGGCTGATGATCGCGAGATCCGTCTCCCCGTCGCGCAGCGCGATCGCGGCCTCCCCGCAGTACATCTGCGGCTGCAGGTCGAGGCTGATGCCAGGGTGCCGTTCGCCGACCTCGCGGGCCAGTCTGGAGAGGATGGAGTAGCCGCTCGTGCCGCCGAATCCGATGCGCACCCGGCCCGCCAGACCCTGCTGTGCGGCCCGGGCGATGCGCCGGGCACCGTCCACCTGAGTCCCGATCGCAGCGGCGGGTTCGAGCAGCGCCTCACCCGCCGGCGTCAGTCGGACCCGCCGGGTCGTCCGCTCGAACAGATCGACGTCGAGGTCTCGTTCGAGCGCGCGGATCATCTGGCTGAGTGCGGGCTGCGCGATGTGCAGACGTTCCGCGGCCCGCCCGAAATGCAGCTCCTCGGCGACGGCGAGGAACGCCGTGACCTGCCTGAACTCCATGACCTACCCCTACCGCCCAGATTGATAACTATTTGCAAATAATCACCTCGATATTACCTCTTGGACTCTGAGTAATTCCGATGGCACTCTTGAAGACGACCCCGACGCCCCAGGAGACCCTCATGACCACAGCCACCGCAGACACCGCCCCAGACACCACCGCTGACCCCTCCGACCTGCTCAACCTCGCCGGACTCCTCACCGCCGATGAGCTGGCCCTGCGCGCGAAGGTCCGGACCTTCGTCGATGATCGGATCCGCCCGAACATCGCCGACTGGTACGAAAGCGCAACCTTCCCGACCGAGATCGTGGCCGAGATGGGCGAGCTCGGCCTCCTCGGCATGCATCTGCAGGGGTACGGCTGCCCGGGACGTTCCGCCGTCGAATACGGTCTCGCCGCCCTCGAACTCGAGGCCGGTGACTCGGGACTGCGCACCTTCGTCTCCGTGCAGGGATCGCTGGCGATGTCGGCCATCCACAAATTCGGATCCGAAGAGCAGAAGAACCGCTACCTGCCCGGAATGGCCAAAGGAGAGATCATCGGCTGCTTCGGACTGACCGAACCCACCGCCGGATCCGACCCGGCCTCCATGGCCACCACCGCCACCCGCAATGCTGACGGATCGTGGACCCTCAACGGCGCCAAACGGTGGATCGGTCTGGCCTCGATCGCCGATATCGCCGTCATCTGGGCCGCCACCGACGACGGTATCCGCGGCTTCCTCGTGCCCACCGACACCCCCGGTTTCACCGCCACCCCGATCACGCAGAAGCTGTCGATGCGGGCCTCCATCCAGTGCGATATCGACCTGGAAGACGTGGAATTGCCCGCCGAGGCGGTCCTGCCCGAGGTCACGGGCCTGAAGGGTCCGTTCTCCTGCCTCAACGAGGCCCGGTACGGAATCATGTGGGGCGCCATGGGCGCTGCCCGCGACTCCTTCGAAGTCGCTCTCGACTACGCACAGAACCGACTCCAGTTCGACAAGCCGCTCACCGCCTATCAGATCACTCAGGAGAAGCTGGTGAATATGGCCCTCGAGATCCAGAAGGGCACGCTCCTGGCCATCCAGACCGGACGCCTCAAGGATGCCGGCACCCTCGACCCCGTGCAGATCTCCGTCGGCAAACTGAATAACTGCCGCGAAGCCATCGCCATCTGCCGGGAGGCCCGGACGATGCTCGGCGGCAACGGCATCACACTCGAATACTCAC
Protein-coding regions in this window:
- a CDS encoding metallophosphoesterase, which encodes MNVHTRIAVIGDVGGHFGPLAHLLGELGVRFGSAIEWPQDLHVVQVGDLVHRGPASAEVVGLVADLLERGVWTQIVGNHEQLYVDRPIFGWNETIDEAAQTQLRDWWADGRLRPAAAVIDDSGEEWLITHAGLTAGFWRHGLGAPDSAEATVAALKEAADDGALWHPGTMLLGVDDDNAGPVWAAAGTEVYPSWPRLGTEMPFNQIHGHSSAFDWNRSRWSAESWIQQQIRLDVDHRHATFEHAGRRIVGIDPCHLAEAAPVFDPFILHGAVIS
- a CDS encoding class I SAM-dependent methyltransferase, which gives rise to MVRSPDLSDYAAKMRRLAQTGVDLDVDARFIDMLAPRGATILDIGCGIGSAVAALRTAGHRTFGIDPTPEVLQVATDLFDAAWFRQLSATDLSPGTMTDHRLPKNFDLILMSGNVPAFLTRAELSRAFAAADELLAPGGRLVVGTTTHRRGGPADLDHCAAGTSLRLGHRYGDWHLGAFDSESPWSVSIYLAQGNRRTADGPDGIHVLPPE
- a CDS encoding LysR family transcriptional regulator; its protein translation is MEFRQVTAFLAVAEELHFGRAAERLHIAQPALSQMIRALERDLDVDLFERTTRRVRLTPAGEALLEPAAAIGTQVDGARRIARAAQQGLAGRVRIGFGGTSGYSILSRLAREVGERHPGISLDLQPQMYCGEAAIALRDGETDLAIISPPVPAGVEVHVIRQESVMIAMPSGHELAERQSVSMGELAGQPFISYAPSHGSQVREVMMRLADNAGFLPQVVQEAPDPYSLLALVGAQVGMAVVVESSDHIRIDGVRYVRLAEGGDSFTLALGWRRNNPSEALARVLDIIRTLFPSPLAT
- a CDS encoding acyl-CoA dehydrogenase family protein, producing the protein MTTATADTAPDTTADPSDLLNLAGLLTADELALRAKVRTFVDDRIRPNIADWYESATFPTEIVAEMGELGLLGMHLQGYGCPGRSAVEYGLAALELEAGDSGLRTFVSVQGSLAMSAIHKFGSEEQKNRYLPGMAKGEIIGCFGLTEPTAGSDPASMATTATRNADGSWTLNGAKRWIGLASIADIAVIWAATDDGIRGFLVPTDTPGFTATPITQKLSMRASIQCDIDLEDVELPAEAVLPEVTGLKGPFSCLNEARYGIMWGAMGAARDSFEVALDYAQNRLQFDKPLTAYQITQEKLVNMALEIQKGTLLAIQTGRLKDAGTLDPVQISVGKLNNCREAIAICREARTMLGGNGITLEYSPLRHANNLESVRTYEGTDEVHTLILGRHITGQQAFR